One Lycium barbarum isolate Lr01 chromosome 5, ASM1917538v2, whole genome shotgun sequence genomic window carries:
- the LOC132639978 gene encoding NAC domain-containing protein 104-like — protein sequence MLMEDQRVGDLPPGFSFDPTDEELVLYYLKSKLAASNLPLYPSINIPVLDFSSSDPWELNERALWSKNKWYFFSQVKENIRATAKGYWKELNMSEPIILISCGEKIVGIKEYFVYYISNIHEKVQTSWIMEQFHLSSNNSFKKRENEKLSEWVLCRVHESINDSQGKNCDDEVELSALDEVFLSMDYDQEEEEISFPC from the exons ATGCTGATGGAGGATCAAAGGGTTGGTGATCTTCCTCCAGGATTTAGCTTTGATCCAACGGATGAAGAGCTTGTGTTATATTATCTCAAAAGTAAATTAGCTGCAAGTAATTTGCCGCTCTACCCAAGCATCAATATTCCtgttcttgatttttcttcttcTGATCCTTGGGAACTCAATG AGAGGGCTTTGTGGAGCAAAAACAAGTGGTATTTCTTCAGCCAAGTGAAGGAAAATATTCGAGCTACTGCAAAAGGATATTGGAAGGAACTAAATATGAGTGAGCCAATTATACTCATAAGTTGTGGAGAGAAAATAGTAGGAATAAAAGAGTACTTTGTGTACTATATTAGTAATATTCATGAAAAAGTACAGACTAGTTGGATTATGGAACAATTTCACCTCTCTAGCAATAATTCCTTCaagaagagagaaaatgagaagcTATCG GAATGGGTTCTATGTAGAGTGCATGAATCGATCAACGATTCTCAAGGCAAAAATTGTGATGATGAAGTTGAGCTCTCAGCTTTGGACGAAGTTTTTTTATCAATGGATTATGATCAAGAAGAGGAGGAAATAAGTTTTCCATGTTAA
- the LOC132642149 gene encoding uncharacterized protein LOC132642149 — translation MNHLRMVFGFAIFFMMVANHVIAANISDSKISCKTLCRLTCILSAQPVICNHACTKRCTIPRIYQAMTHNTSCYENCANVNTDEKKMESCFDDCTTKYYKSKRSIVN, via the exons ATGAATCATCTCAGAATGGTGTTTGGATTTGCAATATTTTTCATGATGGTAGCAAATCATGTTATTGCAGCAAATATTAGTGACAGTAAAATATCTTGCAAAACCTTATGCAGACTTACATGTATTCTTTCTGCTCAACCTGTCATCTGCAATCATGCTTGCACAAAAAGATGCACAATTCCTAGAATTTATCAAGCTATGACTCATAACACTAGTTGTTATGAGAACTGCGCCAATGTCAACACAG ATGAAAAGAAAATGGAAAGCTGCTTCGACGATTGTACAACCAAATATTACAAGTCAAAAAGGAGTATTGTAAATTAA
- the LOC132639979 gene encoding ABC transporter G family member 5 isoform X1: MKKQGCEIEAIGINYTIYTQKRDTPFNFFRRNQHHKCSSGVQELHEVKELEKGNNPKATRHVLKDVKCRAKSGEILAIVGPSGAGKSTFLEVLAGKIEPESGSIFVNQKPVDKARFKKISGYVTQKDTLFPLLTVQETLSFSANLRLKLPAKELNSRVKCLIQELGLQHVAGARIGDDRIRGISGGERRRVSIGVELIHDPRVLILDEPTSGLDSTSALQIIDMLKTMAVTRGRTIILSIHQPCFRIMKLFNSILLLANGAILHHGTIEQLSLRLILMGLQLPLHVNILEFAIESIDIIQKQSHTLLPQSTLMIKNSAFAGKSTLQQLFQESKLIDEESMPKPIHNDFPSGFANSRLQEIVILTIRFCKIIYRTKELFGCKTLQMLVSGLVLGSVFYNLEQNLVGAQARVGLFAFILTYLLSSTTEALPIFLQEREILMKETSCGSYRVSSYVIANSLVYLPFLLILALLFSTPLYWMVGLKKQFMAFMHFLLLIWLTLYTANSVVVCCSALVPNFIIGNSLVCAVMGSCALFSGYFVSKNEIPNYWIGMHYVSLFKYPFEGFLINEFSGSGKCLQYMFGMCLASGEQVLKEEGYGGEGSRRKNLLIMVCFILLYRFISYVILRVRCSQGGGLKKILISR; this comes from the exons ATGAAGAAACAAGGTTGTGAAATTGAAGCAATAGGCATCAACTACACAATCTATACACAAAAAAGAGATACCCCTTTTAATTTTTTTCGcagaaaccaacatcacaagtgtTCTAGTGGAGTTCAAGAATTGCATGAAGTTAAAGAATTGGAAAAGGGAAATAATCCAAAGGCTACAAGGCATGTGCTTAAGGATGTGAAATGCAGAGCAAAATCAGGTGAAATTTTAGCCATTGTTGGTCCAAGTGGTGCTGGAAAGTCTACTTTTTTAGAAGTTTTAGCAGGCAAGATTGAGCCAGAAAGTGGGTCCATTTTTGTGAACCAAAAACCAGTAGATAAAGCAAGGTTCAAGAAGATTTCAGGCTATGTTACACAAAAGGACACTCTATTTCCTCTATTAACAGTTCAAGAAACTTTAAGTTTTAGTGCAAACCTTAGACTTAAACTTCCTGCTAAAGAATTGAATTCAAGGGTCAAGTGTTTGATTCAAGAACTTGGCTTACAACATGTTGCTGGTGCAAGGATTGGTGATGATCGAATTCGAGGGATTTCAGGTGGTGAAAGGAGGAGAGTTTCCATTGGAGTTGAACTAATCCATGACCCTAGAGTATTGATTCTTGATGAGCCAACTTCAG GTCTTGACAGTACTTCAGCATTGCAGATCATTGACATGCTTAAAACCATGGCTGTTACTCGTGGTAGAACGATAATTCTTAGTATTCATCAGCCATGTTTCAGGATCATGAAGTTGTTCAATTCCATCCTACTTTTGGCTAATGGTGCAATCTTGCATCATGGAACCATTGAACAACTTAGTTTAAGGTTGATCCTAATGGGATTACAACTTCCCCTTCATGTTAACATCCTGGAATTCGCCATCGAATCGATCGATATAATCCAGAAACAAAGCCACACATTGCTGCCTCAATCAACGCTCATGATAAAGAATTCAG CATTTGCAGGTAAGTCCACTCTGCAGCAActttttcaagaatctaagctaATTGATGAAGAGTCTATGCCAAAGCCTATCCATAATGATTTCCCAAGTGGTTTTGCAAATTCAAGATTGCAAGAGATTGTGATTCTTACTATAAGATTTTGCAAAATCATATACAGAACAAAGGAGCTTTTTGGTTGTAAGACACTACAAATGTTAGTCTCAGGGCTTGTGTTAGGATCGGTATTTTACAATCTTGAACAAAATTTAGTTGGAGCACAAGCAAGGGTAGGCCTTTTTGCCTTCATCTTGACATATTTATTGTCAAGCACAACAGAAGCATTACCAATATTCTTGCAAGAAAGGGAAATACTAATGAAAGAAACTTCTTGTGGGAGCTATAGAGTTTCATCATATGTCATAGCAAACAGCCTTGTCTACTTGCCATTTTTGCTCATTCTCGCATTGCTTTTTTCAACCCCATTATACTGGATGGTTGGTTTGAAAAAGCAGTTTATGGCATTCATGCACTTTTTGCTACTAATTTGGCTGACTTTATACACAGCAAACTCAGTTGTTGTTTGCTGTAGTGCCTTAGTACCAAATTTCATCATTGGGAACTCATTGGTTTGTGCTGTGATGGGATCATGTGCTTTGTTCTCTGGATACTTTGTTTCAAAAAATGAGATTCCAAATTATTGGATTGGGATGCATTATGTGTCACTTTTTAAGTACCCTTTTGAAGGGTTCTTGATTAATGagttttctggttctggaaaATGCTTGCAATACATGTTTGGGATGTGTTTGGCTAGTGGTGAACAAGTGCTTAAAGAAGAAGGATATGGTGGTGAAGGAAGTAGAAGGAAGAATTTGCTCATTATGGTTTGTTTTATCTTGCTTTACAGGTTCATTTCTTATGTAATTCTTAGAGTTAGATGTTCTCAAGGGGGAGGATTGAAAAAGATCCTCATTTCAAGATGA
- the LOC132639979 gene encoding ABC transporter G family member 5 isoform X2 — protein MKKQGCEIEAIGINYTIYTQKRDTPFNFFRRNQHHKCSSGVQELHEVKELEKGNNPKATRHVLKDVKCRAKSGEILAIVGPSGAGKSTFLEVLAGKIEPESGSIFVNQKPVDKARFKKISGYVTQKDTLFPLLTVQETLSFSANLRLKLPAKELNSRVKCLIQELGLQHVAGARIGDDRIRGISGGERRRVSIGVELIHDPRVLILDEPTSGLDSTSALQIIDMLKTMAVTRGRTIILSIHQPCFRIMKLFNSILLLANGAILHHGTIEQLSLRLILMGLQLPLHVNILEFAIESIDIIQKQSHTLLPQSTLMIKNSGKSTLQQLFQESKLIDEESMPKPIHNDFPSGFANSRLQEIVILTIRFCKIIYRTKELFGCKTLQMLVSGLVLGSVFYNLEQNLVGAQARVGLFAFILTYLLSSTTEALPIFLQEREILMKETSCGSYRVSSYVIANSLVYLPFLLILALLFSTPLYWMVGLKKQFMAFMHFLLLIWLTLYTANSVVVCCSALVPNFIIGNSLVCAVMGSCALFSGYFVSKNEIPNYWIGMHYVSLFKYPFEGFLINEFSGSGKCLQYMFGMCLASGEQVLKEEGYGGEGSRRKNLLIMVCFILLYRFISYVILRVRCSQGGGLKKILISR, from the exons ATGAAGAAACAAGGTTGTGAAATTGAAGCAATAGGCATCAACTACACAATCTATACACAAAAAAGAGATACCCCTTTTAATTTTTTTCGcagaaaccaacatcacaagtgtTCTAGTGGAGTTCAAGAATTGCATGAAGTTAAAGAATTGGAAAAGGGAAATAATCCAAAGGCTACAAGGCATGTGCTTAAGGATGTGAAATGCAGAGCAAAATCAGGTGAAATTTTAGCCATTGTTGGTCCAAGTGGTGCTGGAAAGTCTACTTTTTTAGAAGTTTTAGCAGGCAAGATTGAGCCAGAAAGTGGGTCCATTTTTGTGAACCAAAAACCAGTAGATAAAGCAAGGTTCAAGAAGATTTCAGGCTATGTTACACAAAAGGACACTCTATTTCCTCTATTAACAGTTCAAGAAACTTTAAGTTTTAGTGCAAACCTTAGACTTAAACTTCCTGCTAAAGAATTGAATTCAAGGGTCAAGTGTTTGATTCAAGAACTTGGCTTACAACATGTTGCTGGTGCAAGGATTGGTGATGATCGAATTCGAGGGATTTCAGGTGGTGAAAGGAGGAGAGTTTCCATTGGAGTTGAACTAATCCATGACCCTAGAGTATTGATTCTTGATGAGCCAACTTCAG GTCTTGACAGTACTTCAGCATTGCAGATCATTGACATGCTTAAAACCATGGCTGTTACTCGTGGTAGAACGATAATTCTTAGTATTCATCAGCCATGTTTCAGGATCATGAAGTTGTTCAATTCCATCCTACTTTTGGCTAATGGTGCAATCTTGCATCATGGAACCATTGAACAACTTAGTTTAAGGTTGATCCTAATGGGATTACAACTTCCCCTTCATGTTAACATCCTGGAATTCGCCATCGAATCGATCGATATAATCCAGAAACAAAGCCACACATTGCTGCCTCAATCAACGCTCATGATAAAGAATTCAG GTAAGTCCACTCTGCAGCAActttttcaagaatctaagctaATTGATGAAGAGTCTATGCCAAAGCCTATCCATAATGATTTCCCAAGTGGTTTTGCAAATTCAAGATTGCAAGAGATTGTGATTCTTACTATAAGATTTTGCAAAATCATATACAGAACAAAGGAGCTTTTTGGTTGTAAGACACTACAAATGTTAGTCTCAGGGCTTGTGTTAGGATCGGTATTTTACAATCTTGAACAAAATTTAGTTGGAGCACAAGCAAGGGTAGGCCTTTTTGCCTTCATCTTGACATATTTATTGTCAAGCACAACAGAAGCATTACCAATATTCTTGCAAGAAAGGGAAATACTAATGAAAGAAACTTCTTGTGGGAGCTATAGAGTTTCATCATATGTCATAGCAAACAGCCTTGTCTACTTGCCATTTTTGCTCATTCTCGCATTGCTTTTTTCAACCCCATTATACTGGATGGTTGGTTTGAAAAAGCAGTTTATGGCATTCATGCACTTTTTGCTACTAATTTGGCTGACTTTATACACAGCAAACTCAGTTGTTGTTTGCTGTAGTGCCTTAGTACCAAATTTCATCATTGGGAACTCATTGGTTTGTGCTGTGATGGGATCATGTGCTTTGTTCTCTGGATACTTTGTTTCAAAAAATGAGATTCCAAATTATTGGATTGGGATGCATTATGTGTCACTTTTTAAGTACCCTTTTGAAGGGTTCTTGATTAATGagttttctggttctggaaaATGCTTGCAATACATGTTTGGGATGTGTTTGGCTAGTGGTGAACAAGTGCTTAAAGAAGAAGGATATGGTGGTGAAGGAAGTAGAAGGAAGAATTTGCTCATTATGGTTTGTTTTATCTTGCTTTACAGGTTCATTTCTTATGTAATTCTTAGAGTTAGATGTTCTCAAGGGGGAGGATTGAAAAAGATCCTCATTTCAAGATGA
- the LOC132639981 gene encoding uncharacterized protein At1g10890 — MGRSISRSPSYSHRRSSRRSRRDRSRSPYSTRRKSRSGTPHRRRSRSPARRKRSRSPTTRRHRRRRSHSSSVSPIPKSRSPSLTSTERKSAAEKLKKEEEEKKRLQLEAELKQLEEETAKRLEEEIRKRVEEKLSSEEVKLEIERRIEEGHRKLFEDVEIQLEKEKQAALTEARLKEEKARKEREELDKMLEENRRRVQEAQRREALEAQRKEEERLRELELIQRQKEEAALRKKLEEENMMKLSSKNKSRPNSIGL, encoded by the exons ATGGGACGGAGTATATCGCGGTCGCCGTCGTATTCTCACCGCCGCAGCAGCCGCCGGAGCCGCCGTGATCGAAGCCGCTCACCCTATTCCACCAG GAGAAAGAGTCGCTCTGGTACCCCTCACCGCCGTCGGAGCCGTTCACCTGCAAGGCGCAAAAGAAGCCGGTCCCCGACGACTAGGCGTCACAGGAGACGACGAAGTCACAGTTCCTCGGTGTCTCCTATACCCAAGTCACGAAGTCCTAGTCTTACATCCACTGAACGTAAAAGTGCTGCtgaaaaattgaaaaaagaagaagaagaaaagaaaag GCTACAGCTAGAGGCAGAACTCAAGCAATTAGAAGAGGAAACTGCAAAGAGATTGGAGGAAGAAATAAGGAAAAGGGTAGAGGAAAAGTTGAGTTCAGAGGAAGTTAAGCTGGAAATAGAGAGACGAATAGAAGAAGGTCATAGAAAACTGTTTGAAGATGTGGAAattcaacttgaaaaagaaaagcAAGCTGCTCTTACCGAGGCAAGGCTAAAAGAA GAAAAAGCACGAAAAGAAAGAGAGGAGCTAGACAAAATGCTTGAGGAAAATCGAAGGAGGGTACAAGAGGCTCAAAGGAGAGAGGCTCTCGAGGCGCAGCGAAAAGAGGAAGAACGACTTCGGGAGTTAGAGCTCATTCAAAGACAAAAGGAGGAGGCTGCTTTAAGGAAAAAACTGGAGGAAGAAAATATGATGAAGCTatcaagcaaaaataaatcgaggCCCAACTCGATTGGTCTATAA
- the LOC132639982 gene encoding aspartic proteinase nepenthesin-1 has protein sequence MTSSNFAYFIPFLFLSSILFALQVNSTSRHVFNNHKGFKVSLKHIDSGGNFTKFERLQRAMERGKSRLQRLSLVANFATLSSKDDSNVKSTIHAGNGEFLMQISIGNPSESYNAIMDTGSDLIWTQCKPCKECFDQSTPIFDPSKSSTFSKISCSNKLCEALPMSSCGDSNCEYMYTYGDYSSSEGYLASETFTFGEVSIPNVAFGCGNENEGSGFSQGAGLVGLGRGPLSLVSQLHMSKFSYCLTSINADADSHSSTLLMGSVAHDDYSNIITTSLVKNPIQPSFYYLSLQGISVGDTQLSIKKSTFALNQDGSGGMIIDSGTTITYLEQSAFSLLKKEFSSQINLPVDDSSSTGLDLCFKLPSDTNNIEVPKLVFHFEGADMDFPADNYMIADSSMGIACLAMGSSSGMSILGNVQQQNMMVIHDLDKETLSFVPTQCDKL, from the exons ATGACTTCATCAAACTTTGCCTATTTCATCCCATTTCTTTTCCTATCATCAATCTTGTTTGCTTTGCAAGTGAACTCAACATCTAGGCATGTTTTCAACAACCATAAGGGCTTCAAGGTGAGCTTAAAACATATTGATTCAggtgggaatttcacaaaattcgAGCGTTTACAACGCGCGATGGAACGAGGGAAATCGAGGCTTCAAAGGTTAAGCCTGGTGGCTAATTTTGCAACTTTATCATCAAAAGATGACTCAAATGTAAAGTCAACAATCCATGCAGGAAATGGTGAGTTTCTCATGCAAATATCAATTGGAAACCCAAGTGAGTCTTATAATGCTATAATGGATACTGGAAGTGATCTGATTTGGACTCAATGTAAGCCTTGTAAAGAGTGTTTTGATCAATCCACACCAATTTTTGATCCATCAAAATCATCGACGTTTTCCAAAATTTCATGTTCTAATAAACTTTGTGAAGCATTGCCTATGTCATCTTGTGGGGATAGTAATTGTGAATATATGTACACATATGGTGATTATTCATCAAGTGAAGGGTATTTAGCTAGTGAAACATTCACTTTTGGTGAAGTTTCAATCCCAAATGTCGCATTTGGATGTGGAAATGAGAATGAAGGTAGTGGATTCAGTCAAGGTGCGGGCTTAGTGGGccttgggcgaggcccactatcGCTCGTCTCTCAACTCCACATGTCTAAATTCTCGTATTGTCTGACCTCGATTAACGCTGACGCTGACAGCCACAGCAGTACACTCCTGATGGGATCAGTAGCGCATGATGATTATTCCAATATCATCACAACCTCATTAGTGAAAAACCCAATACAACCATCTTTTTACTATCTTTCCTTACAAGGAATATCTGTTGGGGATACTCAATTGTCCATCAAGAAATCCACATTTGCACTCAACCAAGATGGTAGTGGAGGAATGATAATTGACTCTGGGACAACCATAACATACTTGGAACAAAGTGCATTTAGTCTTCTCAAGAAAGAGTTTTCTTCACAG ATAAACCTTCCGGTGGATGACTCAAGCTCAACTGGGCTAGATCTTTGCTTCAAATTGCCATCAGACACAAACAATATAGAAGTTCCAAAATTGGTATTCCATTTTGAAGGTGCAGACATGGATTTTCCTGCTGATAATTATATGATTGCTGATTCAAGTATGGGAATTGCTTGTTTGGCCATGGGAAGTTCAAGTGGAATGTCTATTTTGGGAAATGTCCAACAACAAAATATGATGGTGATTCATGATCTTGATAAGGAAACATTATCGTTTGTACCAACACAGTGTGATAAACTGTAG